The DNA window CTCTCCCCGACGGCCGTGTCATCGTCTTCGCCAACCATCGCGAAAGCGTCGAGCGCATTCATGCCGCCCTGCGCAAAGCCGGGCTTCCGGCCGGACTCTACCACGGAGGATTGGAACAGAATGAGCGTGAGAACGCCGTCGAACTGCTCAACAACGGGACGACACCGATACTCGTCTCAACCGATCTCGGCTCACGCGGTCTCGACATCGCCGAGCTGTCGGCCGTGGTCCACTATCACTTGCCACCGTCGCCCGAAGCATGGACCCACCGCAACGGCCGCACCGCGCGTCAGGACGCAAACGGAGAAATATATGTGATCACAGCCGAGGGCGAAAACATCCCTGAATACGTCGAATGGGACAGAGACTATGTGCCTCAGGGGAAGACAGACCATCCGATAGTCTCGTCGACCGCCACACTCTATTTCAATGTCGGGAAAAAAGAAAAAATTTCACGTGGCGACATCGTTGGTTTCCTCATCGCCAAAGGCGGCCTTGAAGCCTCGCAAATCGGCCGTATAGCGCTGCGCGACCATGCCGCCCTCGTAGCCGTCCCTCGCTCAGAGGCAGGACGACTCGTGAAAGCACTCGCACCCGAACGTATCAAAAACACCCGTGCCAAAATTTCAGTCCTTAAAGGAGAATAATGATAACCCATACGGCAAGCGCCCCGTGGAAACTGGTAATCGGACCTTTCCACGGGGCGCTTGCCGTTTTCTTTGATGAAAACCATCACCGCGCAGGATCAAACCCACGGCGCTGAAGAGCACGGAGCATGCGATATTGCATCGCTTCGCGATAGTAGCCCACTATATGCGAAGCCCAGTCATTGTCGGTCTTTGCGCCTTCGCGTGTCTGATTGTAGTTGCTGACGATGGCATCATATTCCTTAAGCTCTTCGAGCATCGCGTCATCATCCTGACGGTAATGATCCTTATGGATGACGAGCGACAGCGGCTGCTTCGGTTTCAGATCGGGCATCTCACGCGGTACACCTATTGCAAGACCACACACAATGAAAGTCTTGTCTGGAAGCTTCATCATCGATGAGAGAGCCTCAGGCGCGACGGTGCGTGCATAACCGATCGGACAGGTCCCAAGCCCGAGCGACTCAGCCATCGTCACTGCCCCCATCATGGCCAGCGTTGCGTCAACGACCCGACAATCAGGCCGTCGGCAGTATGTTCGAAATCCGGCATATCTATATTTTTTGCTTCGCTGATCAGCCGGATTTTATGATAGTCGATCATAAAAAGCAAAAAATGCGAACATGTCTTGATCTGCTTCTGATTTGTCAGAGCATAAATCTGTTCCTTGACAGCCTGATCCGTAACATCGATTACAGAAAACTGCTGTCCGTTGTAACTTGTGGGCGTGTTGCGTATGGCCTCATAAATTAGCTGCATCTGTTCGTCGGTCACCGCCTCACGCTCATAGCGACGGATACTGCGACGATTCAGCAGACTTTCTTTAACGCTTTTCATGTCTTTATGCCGGGATTATGATTAGTAAATTAATTCAATGTATGGAGCATTAGTGCAGCCATGGATTGCTATATAAACAATTTACACGGCCAAACTGTTTAATAGACCCATTTATTTAACATATTTTCATCAATTGTTTTGTTCAGGCCAAATAGGTAACTTTGCAAAACATAATCAACCGTTTGGCAACCACCACAGTTCAACTATGGATTTTATCACATCAGAAAACATACTCCTCATCGGCTCGATGCTACTCATCGCAGGAGTGCTTGTCGGCAAATTAAGTTACCGCTTCGGACTTCCGTTGCTGTTGATATTCCTTCTCGTCGGCATGGCTTTCGGCACCGACGGCCTCGGAATCCAGTTCAGCGACATGCACACCGCACAGTTCATCGGCATGGTGGCGCTTTGTATCATACTTTTTTCAGGCGGCCTCGGCACCAAACTCTCCTCGATAAGACCCGTAATCATCCCGGGCCTCGTCCTCTCTACAGCAGGAGTGCTACTCACTGCGCTCATAACCGGCCTGTTCATCCTATGGCTATCAGGCATGGAATGGGCCAATATCCATTTTGCATTCCTCCCGTCGCTTCTGCTCGCAGCCACGATGTCGTCGACCGACTCGGCCTCGGTGTTCGGCATACTCGGAAGTCAGAAAGTGGCACTTCGCAATCACCTTCGCCCCATGCTTGAGCTTGAAAGCGGATCAAACGACCCTATGGCCTATATGCTAACCATAATACTTATAGAGGCCATCACTCTCGGCGGAGGGCTTTCGGCCGGTAACATAGCTGTCGAGCTAATCTTGCAATTCGGAGTGGGCGGGGCAACCGGATTTGTGATGGGCAAACTCACGCTTTGGCTCATCAGCGCATACCGGCGCATCGGCCGCAGCTCTGGCAATCAGGAGGATGCGTCCCAGGCCACTTCAATGATTTCGATACTGATGATCGGATGTGTATTCTTCACCTTCGCTATCACGACCGCCCTTGCAGGCAACGGCTATCTCGCCGTATATATCTGCGGGATAGTTCTCGGCAATGCCACACTTCCCAACCATCGCGGAATCTCGAAATTCATCGACGGCATGACATGGCTGGCACAGATAGTCGTGTTCCTTATGCTCGGCCTGCTCGTGAACCCTCACGAGATGATCGATGTTGCGGTGGTCTCAATCATGATTGGCATATTCATGATCCTTGTGGGACGTCCGCTCAGCGTGTTCGTCTCGCTCGCACCTTTGCGAAAAATCAGCACCCGGTCCAAGCTGTTCATATCATGGGTCGGCCTGCGCGGAGCCGTACCAATCATCTTCGCCACATATCCTGTCGTCGCAAATATCGAAGGTGCCGGACAGATTTTCAACATTGTGTTTTTTGTCACGCTCCTTTCCCTGCTAATACAGGGCACGACTGTAATAGCATCGGCAAAGAAACTGAAACTAATCGATCCGGATGCCAAGGAGGATGATGATTTCGGAGTCGAGCTTGCCGATGATATCCCGACTTCGCTCCAGACTCTAACCCTGACCGAACAGCATCTTGCAGGAGGAAACACCCTCCGCGACATGCAGCTCCCGGCCGGCTCGCTCGTCATGATGATCCGGCGCGATTCGCGCTATATCGTTCCTAACGGCACACGCAGGCTTCTGCCGGGAGATACATTGCTTATAATCCGTGAAGAAAAAAGCTCTTGACCATCATCACATGCACTGATAACATCAATAACGGCAGCAAATAACCGAATTTGATATAAAATCTGAATAAAATCAACCTTTATGTTCTTCAACAGTTCGGTAATTTTTGAACAGGCATAGCTGTATCGCACTGATACACAATAGTTTGCATTGATATTGAATTGTTATTGTATCTTATTGATATTCAATTGAATATGCAAATTTTACCGAACTATTGTTCTTTTTACATCGAAAAAATTTGCATATATCGGAAAACTCTCGTAACTTTGCACTCGCAAAACGGAAATAACGCCGGTTGATGAGAGAATCAACAAAACGGCATCCGAAAGCATCTCAAAACCTTGGTGTGGTAGTTCAGCTGGTTAGAATACCTGCCTGTCACGCAGGGGGTCGCGGGTTCGAGTCCCGTCCATACCGCTGAGGAGAGAGGAGAATGAGTAATTGTAAATTCCTTCGGGAATTGCGTTACTCATTCTTTTTTTATACCTTTACGCCGTGCCAAACACCCAATTATATAAACCCCTGCATTATGGATGAACTGCTTTATCAATGGACCGACATGCTGTCTGCCGAAATAGTTCCCGGCAAACGCGAAGTGCTGATGCGATTTTTCAAGACTGCACCCGGAGAATATGGTGAAGGCGACCAATTTTTAGGCATCACAGTCCCGTCTGTCAGGAAAGTATCCAAGCTTATGACTGAAGCTCCTTTAGAAGCTATCAGCAGAATGCTTAAGTCTGAAATCCATGAACACAGGCTGTCAGCCCTGCTGGTACTCGTCGAACGCTACCGACGGGCTAAAAAGAACCACGAGCTGAAAAAACAGATTGCCGATTTCTATCTGTCAAACACCCCCTCAATCAACAACTGGGATCTTGTCGACCTTTCGGCCCCAAAAATCATCGGTAACTACGTCTATGAAACAGGCAATTATGAAATACTTTACCGCCTAAGCCGTTCTTCAGACCTTTGGGAACAACGAATAGCCATAGTATCGACCTACACGCTGCTTTGCAACGGTATCACCGAACCAACGATCTCTATTTCTCAAAGCTATCTCACCCACAAACATGACCTCATACACAAAGCCACAGGATGGATGCTGCGCGAAATGGGAAAACGGACAGATGAGAGCCTGCTCACAAAATTTCTGGATGCACACACCCGGAATATGCCAAGAACAATGCTCCGATATGCAATCGAAAAACTTTCACCTGAACTGAGACAATATTACCTGCACCTGCCAAGATGAGAGAATTAGCCACACAGTCGACACTTACAGAAAGCTATGCAATGCCGATTTATTCCCAAATAGAACAATTATAAACCCGTTTCTCGCAAGAATAAAAAAATTGAAAAAAAAGTTCCATAAAAAATTGCACAATTAAGGATTGATTCATACCTTTGCAGTCGCAAAAAGACAATGAAACTATTGGTCAACAGCCTCGATGCAATTCAAACCTTGGTGTGGTAGTTCAGCTGGTTAGAATACCTGCCTGTCACGCAGGGGGTCGCGGGTTCGAGTCCCGTCCATACCGCTGAGGAGAGAGGAGAATGAGTAATTGTAAATTCCTTTGGGAATTGCGTTACTCATTCTTTTTCTGTATATTTGCCTCAGACAACTTTCTTTGATACCGCACACCCGGATGCGGATAATCAATCTCTCAGATAATATCTGCGCACCTACAAAACATTCACTTTCCAAAATTTGTTGATGAAACGAGGGAATGTGACATATTTTGCCTACACTCAACTCAAACCTAAATAATTTACGTTCAACTAAAATTCAATCAACTAATGAAGAAGTATCTTGCAGAGATGATCGGTACGTTTGTATTGGTCTTGATGGGCTGCGGTAGCGCAATTTTCGCCGGAATCGGAGTCGGAACAACCGGCTACGGAGTCACAACCCTCGGTGTAGCAATGGCTTTCGGTCTTTCGGTAGTAGCGATGGCTTACACAATAGGAAATATCTCAGGCTGCCATATCAATCCGGCAATCACACTCGGTGTATGGTCAAGCGGACGCATGAGCGGACGCGAGGCCGGAGGATATATGCTTTTCCAGTGTATCGGAGCGATACTCGCCTCTTTCGTCCTATGGATTCTTGTCCATACAGGTAATCAGGCCGGCATCGAAGCCGTGTTCAACGACACGACAACCACAGGAGCAAACAGCTTTATGCCCGGCAACATCGTACCCGCGTTTATTGCTGAAATGGTTTTCACTTTCATTTTCGTATTGGTGGTGCTTGGCTCTACTGACCAGAAAAAAGGTGCAGGCAATTTCGCCGGTCTTGCCATAGGACTCACACTTGTTCTCGTACACATCGCATGTATTCCTATCACCGGAACATCTGTCAATCCCGCCCGTTCACTCGGCCCGGCCATATTCGCTGCGATTGAAGGAAATGCCCAGCCCATAGCACAGCTCTGGCTCTTTATCGTCGCTCCCTTCATCGGCGCAATCATAAGCTCATACGTATGGAAGCTGATCGGATCTAAAGATTGATCGGTCCGTCGTAAAACAGATACATCATACAAAGGCTGTGTCAGGAAACCGACAGTCGATTTTCTGACGCAGCTTTTTTTATAGAATTGCAGCCATAGAGGTTGCATAACAACTAAATTGACGACTATGCGACTCAACGGACGACGCGAAAGCTCAAATGTCAGCGACCGGCGCGGCAGCGGTGGCGCACGTGGTTTAAAAATCGGAGGCGGTATAGGTGCTGTCATCATCGCCGTAATCATTGCTTGGATTTCGGGAGGAAACCCGCTCGATGTCATAACCTCAAATGTCGGAAACCTGACATCCAGCAATCATACCACACAGAACTATACCCCGACAGAAGAGGAGGAGGAACTCGCACAATTCTCACGGCAGATTCTCGCCGGAACTGAAGATGTGTGGACCAAGCTTTTTGCCTCAATGGGCAAGGAATACGAGCCTCCAACACTTGTATTGTTCACCGATGCCGTACAGAGCGCCTGTGGCAACGCTACCTCGCAGGTCGGGCCATTTTATTGCTCCGCAGACCAATGTCTTTACATTGACCTGTCATTTTTCCGTGACATGCGCAAGACTCTCGGAGCAGAC is part of the Duncaniella dubosii genome and encodes:
- a CDS encoding nitroreductase family protein, with protein sequence MMGAVTMAESLGLGTCPIGYARTVAPEALSSMMKLPDKTFIVCGLAIGVPREMPDLKPKQPLSLVIHKDHYRQDDDAMLEELKEYDAIVSNYNQTREGAKTDNDWASHIVGYYREAMQYRMLRALQRRGFDPAR
- a CDS encoding nitroreductase family protein, whose amino-acid sequence is MKSVKESLLNRRSIRRYEREAVTDEQMQLIYEAIRNTPTSYNGQQFSVIDVTDQAVKEQIYALTNQKQIKTCSHFLLFMIDYHKIRLISEAKNIDMPDFEHTADGLIVGSLTQRWP
- a CDS encoding potassium/proton antiporter, with translation MDFITSENILLIGSMLLIAGVLVGKLSYRFGLPLLLIFLLVGMAFGTDGLGIQFSDMHTAQFIGMVALCIILFSGGLGTKLSSIRPVIIPGLVLSTAGVLLTALITGLFILWLSGMEWANIHFAFLPSLLLAATMSSTDSASVFGILGSQKVALRNHLRPMLELESGSNDPMAYMLTIILIEAITLGGGLSAGNIAVELILQFGVGGATGFVMGKLTLWLISAYRRIGRSSGNQEDASQATSMISILMIGCVFFTFAITTALAGNGYLAVYICGIVLGNATLPNHRGISKFIDGMTWLAQIVVFLMLGLLVNPHEMIDVAVVSIMIGIFMILVGRPLSVFVSLAPLRKISTRSKLFISWVGLRGAVPIIFATYPVVANIEGAGQIFNIVFFVTLLSLLIQGTTVIASAKKLKLIDPDAKEDDDFGVELADDIPTSLQTLTLTEQHLAGGNTLRDMQLPAGSLVMMIRRDSRYIVPNGTRRLLPGDTLLIIREEKSS
- a CDS encoding DNA alkylation repair protein, whose translation is MDELLYQWTDMLSAEIVPGKREVLMRFFKTAPGEYGEGDQFLGITVPSVRKVSKLMTEAPLEAISRMLKSEIHEHRLSALLVLVERYRRAKKNHELKKQIADFYLSNTPSINNWDLVDLSAPKIIGNYVYETGNYEILYRLSRSSDLWEQRIAIVSTYTLLCNGITEPTISISQSYLTHKHDLIHKATGWMLREMGKRTDESLLTKFLDAHTRNMPRTMLRYAIEKLSPELRQYYLHLPR
- a CDS encoding MIP family channel protein encodes the protein MKKYLAEMIGTFVLVLMGCGSAIFAGIGVGTTGYGVTTLGVAMAFGLSVVAMAYTIGNISGCHINPAITLGVWSSGRMSGREAGGYMLFQCIGAILASFVLWILVHTGNQAGIEAVFNDTTTTGANSFMPGNIVPAFIAEMVFTFIFVLVVLGSTDQKKGAGNFAGLAIGLTLVLVHIACIPITGTSVNPARSLGPAIFAAIEGNAQPIAQLWLFIVAPFIGAIISSYVWKLIGSKD
- the ypfJ gene encoding KPN_02809 family neutral zinc metallopeptidase, whose amino-acid sequence is MRLNGRRESSNVSDRRGSGGARGLKIGGGIGAVIIAVIIAWISGGNPLDVITSNVGNLTSSNHTTQNYTPTEEEEELAQFSRQILAGTEDVWTKLFASMGKEYEPPTLVLFTDAVQSACGNATSQVGPFYCSADQCLYIDLSFFRDMRKTLGADGDFAYAYVIAHEVGHHVQHLLGTLDQAHSQMNRVNETEANNISVRIELQADFLAGVWAHHDNAMFNSLEPGDIEEALDASMKIGDDYLQKRAQGYSVPDSFTHGTSEQRSRWLKRGLSTGDITKGDTFSIPYSSL